One genomic region from Trueperaceae bacterium encodes:
- a CDS encoding transketolase, with protein MRLESQVHERNLVRWAADRPEVVVFSADLTSSTEARLFQETYPERFYSFGMTEQNMVGVAGGMAREGYTPFLHTFAVFLYRRALDQIQMNVAYPNLPVRIFGFLPGVTTPGGATHQAIDDIAIMRALPNMTVLETGDAADVESVLDVAQAVPGPVYVRMLRGQIPRLFTDPMRLGRPRTLSEGTDVTLLTAGITTEEAMRASQALAAKGVSLEHLHVTTHKPFDAAAVLPSLTKPRYGVITFENHSVIGGLGTEVAEVMAEHGVGVPLLRLGIPDTYVHGGSKPYLMRYYGLDAAALVRGVERLLGRSLGIEEEDLAAVRVEPVHDKFRAEAL; from the coding sequence ATGAGGCTCGAGAGCCAAGTGCACGAGCGCAACCTGGTGAGGTGGGCGGCCGACAGGCCGGAGGTGGTCGTCTTCTCGGCCGACCTGACCAGCTCCACGGAGGCGCGCCTGTTCCAGGAGACGTACCCGGAGCGCTTCTACAGCTTCGGCATGACCGAGCAGAACATGGTGGGGGTGGCGGGCGGCATGGCGCGCGAGGGCTACACCCCGTTCCTCCACACCTTCGCAGTCTTCCTCTACCGCCGCGCCCTCGATCAGATCCAGATGAACGTGGCGTACCCCAACCTGCCGGTGCGCATCTTCGGCTTCCTGCCCGGCGTGACCACCCCCGGCGGCGCCACCCACCAGGCGATCGACGACATCGCCATCATGCGCGCCCTGCCCAACATGACGGTGCTCGAGACGGGCGACGCCGCCGACGTCGAGAGCGTCCTCGACGTGGCGCAGGCCGTGCCCGGCCCCGTGTACGTCCGTATGCTGCGCGGGCAGATCCCTCGCCTCTTCACCGACCCCATGCGACTGGGTAGACCGCGCACCCTAAGCGAGGGCACCGACGTCACGCTCCTCACGGCCGGCATCACCACGGAGGAGGCCATGCGCGCCTCGCAGGCGCTGGCCGCCAAGGGGGTGAGCCTCGAGCACCTCCACGTCACGACTCACAAGCCGTTCGACGCGGCCGCCGTGCTGCCCTCCCTAACCAAGCCGCGCTACGGCGTGATCACCTTCGAGAACCACTCGGTGATCGGTGGGCTGGGCACCGAGGTGGCCGAGGTCATGGCCGAGCACGGGGTCGGCGTCCCGCTGCTGCGCCTTGGCATCCCCGACACCTACGTGCACGGCGGCAGCAAGCCGTACCTCATGCGCTACTACGGCCTGGACGCCGCCGCGCTGGTGCGCGGCGTGGAGCGCCTGCTTGGCAGGAGCCTGGGCATCGAGGAGGAGGACCTGGCCGCCGTGCGGGTCGAGCCGGTGCACGACAAGTTCCGGGCGGAAGCACTCTGA